Sequence from the Helianthus annuus cultivar XRQ/B chromosome 13, HanXRQr2.0-SUNRISE, whole genome shotgun sequence genome:
CTTCCAGTGGCTAAAAGCCTTGGTGCCGCTAACGGTGTTACTCTGGTCAAGACCGTTGGGCGTAGGTCCCGCCGACCGCTTGGTGAACGGGTCCATTTCTGTGTTCAGTGTGATTTTCCCATAGCGGTTTATGGACGCTTGGTATGTAATCATTATCTTTGCCTTATTATCTTGATAAAATTGTTATGGTCTTCTTTTTTGTCTTGTTTATGGTTGGTGTTTTGGTGTCCTGTGTCAATTTGCATGCTGTTTtggaatatatatataaagatgTGTATGTTTTACTATAGTTGGTGATAACATAATTCTTCATTCTTGCTCATTTTCATGctgggttttaaaaagcgcgcctgAGGCGCGCCTAGGCGCGAGGCGCACTAAGGCGCAGCCTCTGGGGCTTTTTCGCTCAGCGCCTTGTGTAATTACAAGAAGCGCCCAAAAAGCGCAAATTTTAGGGTTTTGGGGGGGCTTTTTGgcctgaggcgcgcgcctcacGTATTTTAGGCGTTTTACTGCAGAAAAATGTTGTACCTTGGGTTTTTTGACTTGTACATGTAAGTAAAATGGTATAAAAGCTttatttatagctatattttggttaaaggaagctaaaaacctatgggatatgtatgggatatataaaaaaaattatataaacatcttgcgcctcgggtacgaaaagcccaccgcttttccgctttgcgcttcgcgcctcaattttagacctcgtcgcttttgtgcgcctcttgctttttaaaaccaagttttcATGGCACTGGTTATTATTTTGTTCGGAAGTTTTGTTATTAAAATATGAGCATTTAACTTGTTTATCGACTAGCGTTGCTTCTTAGGGCAGACTGCCTGAAACAGAAACTGACGTCACAGTTTTTTATCTTTATGTTAGCAACCATCTTTACATTAAGCAAACGATAGGAACCATCTTACATTTTATGACCAACTTTAGCAACCATGTTACATCTTCACCAAtaggtcatcatcatcatactcagtatatcccaccaatagcaaagctaaggtagggtctgaggagggtgagatgtagacagccttacctctaccccgtaggaatagagaggctgcttcgaATGAGACCCCCGAcccgatagtagttttgcatcaagccttggacataaggcacataacactcagcaattgagacaaacgccgattagtgcatgtacccccttgtcttttagctatcaacgccaccacatgatgcatgattaaccatccccctcttttaacattattttcacgaaattagtaaaataacgtaaaaattagtgcactttcacttttgccccccgagcgcccacagatatatacattatatgagcataccgcaagcggggcgtatTCACCAATAGGTCATCTGTTTGCTAATTTCCAAAAACTGCTGACATGACATTATTAACGTCTATGTAATGTAACGTCTAATTCAATAATTATAAAAGGAATTATTTTTTTGAGCTTGCAAatatatttattaaacttttttcACATAAGCATTTTTGCACGTGCCACATCAGCAACTTACAGGTAAAATCAGTAAATTGAGGTTGAGTGCTGAAATTAGTAATTTAAAATTGGGAGAAAGTGTGTAAAGTCGTTATATTTTGTGCAGCTTGCCTTACATTTCACTAGCACCGAGCACATAATTACATGTAAGCATTCTAGCGTCCTTTAATTTGCTACATCATCGACAAAACTTATATTACTTGTCTGGTAACCTTAGGATTATAGAGTATGGACAGTTAGCGTTATCTTATCGTCGAAAATTGTGTTCTAGCCATTTAAATTAAGTCGATTCAGTTATAGATAGAAGGGCAATTTCGACCTAGTCACTTATGGATGAGTAAGTTCTGGTTACGTTTCATTTTTAGTTGGTTATATGGGTAAAAATAAAACGGCAGCTAAAAGGAAAACAAGTTAAATGGATCAAACGAGTTGAAACTCGCTCAAAATGTATTGTAgactaggggtgtgcacggttcggttcggttttatgGTAAAACCAAAACCGTAGCTGAAATGTTCGGTTTCGGTTATTGAAAACCGTTCGGTTTTCGTTTTTTCGGTTTTAGCAATGGTTCGGTTCAGTTTTTCagtttttggaacaaaattacgTAAGATTCAAAATAAAAAGCATAATCCAAGAATTAAGAATCTTTCTtagatgtttacatttaagttaagagttaaatgccattttagtccctgcatggttTAAAAAAACGGCCGAGGCGGTCGTACTGAGGCGCGCCTCAGTTCGAAACGGTGGAAAAACGTATATGAGGCGGCGGCGCCTCAGGGTCAGAAATTATACGCACGCCTCAGTTGAGTGAGGCGTAAGTTTCAGATCGAGGCGGTACGATTTTGGCGAGGCCTATGTAtgtttttttaggcgggattaaatgatggattagggttttttagtccctgtggtttgggccattttgctagtttagtccaaaggtttcatttttcgcctgtaggtctaaaaaggtttcaccattgccattttagtgcactgagttaacttcatccattttttctattaacgagaagggcaattcgggcattttatatgtaattctgttaactagaagggcaattcggccatataaaatgaccgaattgcccttctcgttaataggaaaaattgatgaagttgacccaatggactaaaatggcatttaactctttaagtTATTATGCGTAACCTTTTTAATCAGTGCTCACATAAACCcaaccttctaatctatttttatgtttctccaAAGTATTCATtaagacattttcttttataatactttgaaaatcatttatttttatgttaaattttgttatttcttaTTGGCAATGGATAAATCATTTCAAAGATAAATAAACATGCTAAtgttttttattataaatactaattaacattcaagaataaaactACGAATTTCTAAATCAATATATAACAAAcataagaaaatgatttttaggttatttttttggttttttgtgcggtttattttatttatttatttttttgattaaatcggtttttttcggttttctgctcacccctaaTTGTAGTAGTTGGTTATGTGTAATCATATTTAACCTACAATTAGTGATCGTCTTGATTTTCACCAAAAGCTTTCTGGTTATTGCAGATTCCTTGTGAGCATGCTTTTTGCCTTGATTGCGCTAGGAGTGACTCTATATGCTATTTGTAAGACTAAATACGCGTTTTTATACTCTATTATTTTCATACAGTTTTCCCAAATTACTCCCCGTCacatgttttatttaatttaCGCAGGTGTGATGAACGTATTCAGAAGatccaaacaatcaaaatgatgGAAGGCATCTTTGTATGTGCGGCCCCACATTGTCTAAAATCCTTCTTGAAAAAAACGGACTTCGAGGCACACGTACACACCGTTCACGCTGATCTTGTTAATTCAAATCCTCAAAAAGACGGAAACGAGTCTGAAGCTGCAAGCGCCAAGAAACCGACAACTTCTGACTCAACGGTTCAAGCCCCAACTCCAAAACCAGCCCAAGACGGTGAACGGTCCCAGCCCCAACCCGTCATTAGACCACCCATACAGCCGCACGTTAACCCGCCTCATGGTTTTGACGGGGCAACACCGATGCACGTTCAGCAACCGAATTTTGACTACCCTGTGACCGCCCTTCAGCCACCAGGGTTTGTAGTACCGGTGAACCCGAATGTGATGGGTCCTGGTTCATTCGGTCAACCGCTCTACATGGGTCAACAGGTTCCGGAAGCGGGTGTGGAACAAGGGTCGTTATTGGGTTATCCTCAAACTTGGAATGTTGGACCGAATGGTCAACCGTTTGACCCTTCTATGATGATGAATCAAGGTGGTTTCTTTCAAGGAGGTATGCCATCACAAGGGGTGAGTGGTAATGATGGAAGGAGCGGTGGTGTCATGGCGGCAAACCCGTCACTCCCGCCACCACTTCCGGCTCAACCTATGCCATTCGGCAATTTTCATGGTGGTGATTCGAGTCATGGTGCAATGGGGTATGGGTGGCAACA
This genomic interval carries:
- the LOC110898821 gene encoding E3 ubiquitin-protein ligase HAKAI homolog, with translation MLQIRLSNKAAASESGGGAKLPSGETVTVACPDHLVLAELPVAKSLGAANGVTLVKTVGRRSRRPLGERVHFCVQCDFPIAVYGRLIPCEHAFCLDCARSDSICYLCDERIQKIQTIKMMEGIFVCAAPHCLKSFLKKTDFEAHVHTVHADLVNSNPQKDGNESEAASAKKPTTSDSTVQAPTPKPAQDGERSQPQPVIRPPIQPHVNPPHGFDGATPMHVQQPNFDYPVTALQPPGFVVPVNPNVMGPGSFGQPLYMGQQVPEAGVEQGSLLGYPQTWNVGPNGQPFDPSMMMNQGGFFQGGMPSQGVSGNDGRSGGVMAANPSLPPPLPAQPMPFGNFHGGDSSHGAMGYGWQQDKRDGFGNGQE